One region of Ornithinibacter aureus genomic DNA includes:
- a CDS encoding FtsK/SpoIIIE family DNA translocase has protein sequence MATRTSSSARGRTSASRPATRRPAPRSRKGSGTARSGGLPLPLRAVQATWMGLASATGSVARKVGASGRDLEPEHRRDGLGLLLIALAVVVAAREWWGMTGAVGTVVHAVVAGTFGKIGYAVPIVLLLFGIRMLRAPKDDPATSRAAVGTTALAFAACGLAHVAAGIPTPPEGADGMRAAGGIIGFLASSPLEAAVSVYGTVPLLLLLGLFGVLVITATPLHQVPERLRDTLDRLTGHHPSDPDEVAAPAPRRRRSRADLEADGTLPGDEAFEQAAVVDPVTGKRLRPGQRRPAAAPASAVGTNAPAAATPTPAVARVPVVDKVPLEAPPTTPLPQRVEQLSLAGDITYTLPDSALLEPGSPHKARSAANDAIVEALTTVLDQFEIDAQVTGFSRGPTVTRYEVELGPGIKVERVTALSKNIAYAVASADVRILSPIPGKSAIGIEIPNTDREKVSLGDVLRSQVARTSEHPMVMGVGKDVEGGYVIANLAKMPHLLVAGATGAGKSSFVNSMITSILMRATPDEVRLVLVDPKRVELTAYEGIPHLITPIITNPKKAAEALQWVVREMDTRYDDLAAFGFKHVDEFNKAVKAGKVTPLPGSERVITTYPYLLVVVDELADLMMVAPRDVEESIVRITQLARAAGIHLVLATQRPSVDVVTGLIKANVPSRMAFATSSVTDSRVVLDQPGAEKLIGQGDALFLPMGASKPMRVQGAWVTESEIHDVVKHVTDQLKPRYRDDVTVAAPKKQVDDDIGDDLDLLLQATELVVTTQFGSTSMLQRKLRVGFAKAGRLMDLLESRGVVGPSEGSKARDVLVKPDDLPTTLALMRGDDVPETFDAAPAALTDTSTDDTSEVPVLGYGGDAVAAELDSYAAAPEWNDEDGDQDAWELTGRR, from the coding sequence ATGGCGACTCGTACGTCCTCCTCCGCGCGCGGCCGAACATCGGCGTCGCGCCCCGCAACCCGCCGCCCGGCGCCCCGATCCCGCAAGGGAAGCGGAACTGCCCGCTCGGGTGGCCTGCCCCTGCCCCTGCGCGCCGTGCAGGCCACGTGGATGGGGCTGGCGAGCGCCACCGGATCGGTTGCCCGCAAGGTGGGCGCCTCGGGTCGTGATCTCGAGCCCGAACACCGTCGCGACGGCCTCGGCCTCCTGCTCATCGCGCTCGCCGTGGTCGTCGCTGCCCGCGAGTGGTGGGGGATGACCGGCGCCGTGGGCACCGTCGTGCACGCCGTCGTGGCCGGCACGTTCGGCAAGATCGGGTACGCGGTGCCGATCGTGCTGCTGCTGTTCGGCATCCGGATGCTGCGCGCACCCAAGGACGACCCGGCGACCTCGCGGGCCGCCGTTGGCACCACGGCGCTGGCCTTCGCGGCGTGCGGGCTCGCCCACGTCGCGGCGGGCATCCCGACGCCGCCCGAGGGCGCTGACGGCATGCGAGCCGCTGGCGGCATCATCGGCTTCCTCGCCTCCAGCCCGCTGGAAGCAGCCGTCTCCGTGTACGGCACCGTGCCCCTGCTCCTCCTCCTCGGCCTGTTCGGGGTGCTCGTCATCACCGCGACCCCGCTGCACCAGGTGCCCGAGCGCCTTCGGGACACCCTCGACCGGCTCACCGGCCACCACCCGTCCGACCCCGACGAGGTCGCTGCCCCGGCACCACGGCGGCGCCGCAGCCGCGCCGACCTCGAGGCCGACGGCACCCTGCCCGGCGACGAGGCGTTCGAGCAGGCCGCCGTCGTCGACCCGGTCACCGGCAAGCGACTGCGCCCCGGTCAGCGCCGGCCCGCGGCCGCCCCGGCCTCCGCCGTCGGCACGAACGCCCCGGCCGCCGCCACGCCGACCCCGGCAGTCGCCCGCGTCCCCGTGGTCGACAAGGTCCCTCTCGAGGCACCCCCGACCACACCGCTGCCCCAGCGGGTCGAGCAGCTCTCCCTCGCCGGCGACATCACCTACACCCTCCCCGACAGCGCGCTCCTGGAACCCGGGAGCCCGCACAAGGCCCGCAGCGCAGCGAACGACGCCATCGTGGAGGCGCTGACCACGGTTCTCGACCAGTTCGAGATCGATGCCCAGGTCACCGGCTTCAGCCGTGGCCCGACGGTCACCCGCTACGAGGTCGAGCTCGGCCCCGGCATCAAGGTCGAGAGGGTCACCGCCCTCTCCAAGAACATCGCGTATGCCGTCGCCTCGGCCGACGTCCGCATCCTCAGCCCGATCCCCGGCAAGTCCGCGATCGGCATCGAGATCCCGAACACCGACCGCGAGAAGGTCAGCCTCGGCGACGTGCTGCGCAGCCAGGTGGCGCGCACGAGCGAGCACCCGATGGTGATGGGTGTCGGCAAGGACGTCGAGGGCGGCTACGTCATCGCCAACCTCGCGAAGATGCCCCACCTGCTCGTCGCCGGAGCCACCGGCGCGGGCAAGTCGAGCTTCGTCAACTCGATGATCACCTCGATCCTGATGCGCGCCACCCCCGACGAGGTGCGGCTCGTGCTCGTGGACCCCAAGCGGGTCGAGCTGACCGCCTACGAGGGCATCCCGCACCTCATCACCCCGATCATCACCAACCCGAAGAAGGCCGCCGAGGCCCTTCAGTGGGTGGTCCGGGAGATGGACACCCGCTACGACGACCTCGCCGCGTTCGGCTTCAAGCACGTCGACGAGTTCAACAAGGCCGTCAAGGCCGGCAAGGTCACCCCGCTGCCGGGGTCCGAGCGGGTCATCACGACCTACCCGTACCTCCTCGTCGTCGTCGACGAGCTGGCGGACCTGATGATGGTCGCGCCGCGTGACGTCGAGGAATCGATCGTCCGCATCACCCAGCTCGCCCGGGCGGCCGGCATCCACCTCGTCCTGGCGACCCAGCGGCCGAGCGTCGACGTCGTCACCGGCCTGATCAAGGCCAACGTCCCCTCGCGGATGGCTTTTGCGACCTCCAGCGTCACCGACTCGCGCGTCGTGCTCGACCAGCCGGGGGCCGAGAAGCTCATCGGTCAGGGCGACGCGCTCTTCCTGCCCATGGGTGCGAGCAAGCCGATGCGCGTGCAGGGCGCCTGGGTCACCGAGTCGGAGATCCACGACGTCGTCAAGCACGTCACCGACCAGCTCAAGCCGCGATACCGCGACGACGTCACCGTGGCAGCACCCAAGAAGCAGGTCGACGACGACATCGGCGACGACCTCGACCTGCTGCTCCAGGCGACCGAACTCGTCGTGACGACCCAGTTCGGCTCGACCTCGATGCTCCAGCGCAAGCTGCGGGTCGGCTTCGCCAAGGCCGGTCGCCTCATGGACCTGCTCGAGTCACGTGGGGTCGTCGGCCCGTCCGAGGGCTCCAAGGCGCGCGACGTGCTCGTCAAGCCCGACGACCTGCCGACGACGCTCGCGCTGATGCGCGGCGACGACGTGCCCGAGACCTTCGATGCTGCCCCGGCCGCCCTCACTGACACCTCCACCGACGACACCTCCGAGGTGCCCGTGCTCGGGTACGGCGGGGATGCCGTCGCGGCCGAGCTGGACTCCTACGCTGCGGCCCCCGAGTGGAACGACGAGGACGGCGACCAGGATGCGTGGGAGCTCACCGGGCGTCGGTGA